Proteins encoded by one window of Anaeromyxobacter sp.:
- a CDS encoding HNH endonuclease, whose amino-acid sequence MTSELRRLHLTVSASFLDKLAAVRTGLSHSMPRASMEQALEAALDLLLEKQSRRKTLVKRPRTAVATPTPAPTPTPTPTSTPTPTPTPTPTPTPTPTPTPTPTPTPTSTSTPTPTPTSTPTPTTERPGLPAAIEREVRLRDGDRCQWPLDTGGVCGSSWQVELDHLVPQAIGGPTEVLNLRCACRIHNRRAAVLALGEGLVASARARRRRR is encoded by the coding sequence GTGACCTCGGAGCTGCGGCGCCTCCACCTCACCGTCTCGGCCAGCTTCCTCGACAAGCTCGCCGCCGTCCGGACCGGCCTCTCGCACTCCATGCCCCGCGCCTCCATGGAGCAGGCGCTCGAGGCGGCGCTCGACCTGCTCCTGGAGAAGCAGTCGAGGCGAAAGACTCTCGTGAAGCGGCCCCGAACGGCGGTCGCCACTCCGACCCCGGCCCCGACCCCGACCCCGACCCCGACCTCGACCCCGACCCCGACCCCGACCCCGACCCCGACCCCGACCCCGACCCCGACCCCGACCCCGACCCCGACCCCGACCCCGACCTCGACCTCGACCCCGACCCCGACCCCGACCTCGACCCCGACCCCGACCACCGAGCGCCCCGGCCTCCCCGCCGCCATCGAGCGCGAGGTCCGGCTCCGCGACGGGGACCGCTGCCAGTGGCCGCTCGACACGGGCGGCGTGTGCGGCTCCAGCTGGCAGGTCGAGCTCGACCACCTCGTTCCGCAGGCCATCGGAGGCCCGACCGAGGTGCTCAACCTTCGCTGTGCCTGCAGGATCCACAACCGGCGGGCCGCGGTGCTCGCGCTCGGGGAGGGGCTGGTGGCCAGCGCGCGGGCCCGGCGGCGCCGCCGATGA